The Pseudomonas sp. TH06 genome contains the following window.
TGACCGAGACTGTCGAGAAGTTCGACATCTACGTCACCGTGATCGGCGGTGGTGTAAGTGGTCAGGCTGGCGCAATCCGCCACGGCATCACTCGCGCTCTGATGGACTACGACGAAACCCTGCGTGGCGCTCTGCGCAAAGCTGGCTTCGTTACTCGCGACGCCCGTGAAGTTGAACGTAAGAAAGTTGGTCTGCGTAAAGCGCGTAAGCGTCCGCAGTACTCGAAGCGTTAATTTCGCTTCCACGTTCAAAAAGAACGCCCGATTCCTCACGGAACCGGGCGTTTTTTTATGCCTGCGATTTATCAAAAGAATTGCGCTGTGACAACTTGCCACATTCGTAGACCCCCTATACTGCAAGGCTTGAGGGTGAGAGCTCCGGGTAATTCCCTTGTCAGAATTGGGGCTTTTCATTACCATCTCGGCAAAATTTTTATAAGTAACATTGATTTATTTAGTAGATGCCTGATTTAACAGGCCACAAAGCTGATGGGAGAGGACTGAATGAGCAATGACGGCGTGAATGCAGGCCGGCGTCGCTTCTTGGTAGCAGCCACATCCGTGGTGGGTGCTGCAGGAGCGGTGGGGGCTGCGGTCCCGTTCGTGGGGTCATGGTTTCCCAGTGCCAAGGCGAAAGCCGCTGGTGCACCGGTGAAAGTGAATGTCGGCAAGATCGAGCCAGGACAGCAGATGATTGCTGAGTGGCGCGGCCAGCCGGTGTTCATTGTTCGTCGTACTGCGGAAATCCTGGGGAATCTCAAGAAGATCGAGGGCCAGCTCTCCGATCCAACCTCCAAAAACTCCACGCAACCTACCTATGTCGACCCTGAAGTGCGATCGATCAAGCCGGAAATTCTGCTGCTGATCGGGATCTGCACACACCTGGGTTGCTCACCGACCTTCCGTCCCGAAGTGGCACCTGCGGATCTGGGCAAGGACTGGGTGGGCGGCTATTTCTGCCCTTGCCACGGTTCTCACTACGATCTGGCTGGCCGCGTCTACAAGTCGCAACCTGCGCCTTTGAACCTGCCAGTTCCCCCGCATTCCTATGAGACCGATGACCTGATTGTCATTGGCGTCGATACGGAGAAAGCGTGATGAGCAAGTTCATGGATTGGGTTGATGCGCGCTTTCCTGCGACCAAGATGTGGGAAGACCATCTCAGCAAGTATTACGCTCCAAAAAACTTCAACTTCTTCTATTTCTTCGGCTCTCTGGCGCTGCTGGTGCTGGTCAACCAGATCGTTACCGGTGTCTGGCTGACGATGAGTTACACGCCGTCGGCAGAAGAAGCGTTCGCTTCCGTTGAATACATCATGCGCGACGTCGAGTACGGCTCGATCCTGCGTCTGCTGCACTCGACCGGCGCCTCGGCGTTCTTCATCGTGGTCTATCTGCACATGTTCCGTGGCTTGCTCTACGGTTCGTACCAGAAGCCGCGTGAACTGGTCTGGGTGTTCGGCATGCTGATCTACCTGGCACTGATGGCTGAAGCCTTCATGGGTTATCTGCTGCCTTGGGGTCAGATGTCCTACTGGGGTGCCCAGGTGATCATCTCGCTGTTCGGCGCGATCCCCGTCATCGGTAACGACCTGACTCAGTGGATTCGTGGTGACTACCTGATCTCCGGGATCACCCTGAACCGCTTCTTCGCCCTGCACGTTGTCGCTCTGCCGATCGTGATTCTCGGGCTGGTGGTGCTGCACATCCTGGCACTGCACGAAGTCGGCTCGAACAACCCGGATGGCGTCGACATCAAGAAGCACAAAGACGAAAACGGCATCCCGCTGGACGGCATTGCTTTCCATCCGTACTACACCGTGAAAGACATTGTCGGTGTTGTGGTGTTCCTGTTCATCTTCTGCTTTATCGTGTTCTTCTTCCCGGAAATGGGCGGCTACTTCCTCGAAAAACCAAACTTCGAGCAGGCCAACCCGTTCAAGACGCCAGAGCACATTGCGCCGGTCTGGTACTTCACGCCGTTCTACGCGATTCTGCGGGCGATCCCGGACAAACTCATGGGTGTTATCGCCATGGGTGCGGCAATCGCGGTGCTGTTTGTCTTGCCTTGGCTCGACCGCAGCCCGGTCAAGTCGATGCGCTACAAAGGCTGGATGAGCAAAATCTGGCTGGTGGTGTTCTGCATTTCGTTCGTGATTCTCGGCATTCTGGGCGTTCTCGCCCCGACTCCTGAGCGCACGCTGGTATCGCAGATCTGCACGTTCCTGTACTTCGCCTACTTCATTCTGATGCCGTTCTACACCAGGCTCGAGAAGACCAAAAAGGTTCCGGAAAGGGTGACTGGCTGATGAAAAAGTTATTTTTTGCTCTGATTTTTGCTGCTCTGCCAGTGCTGTCCTTCGCCGCTGAACATGGTGGTCCGGAACTGGAAAAAGTCGATATTGACGTTTCCGACAAGGCTGCGCTGCAGGATGGCGCGCGTACCTTTGCCAACTATTGCATGGGTTGCCACAGTGCCAAGTTCCAGCGTTACGAGCGGGTTGCCGATGACCTCGGTGTTCCGCACGAGCTGATGCTGGAAAAACTGGTGTTCACCGGCGCCAAGATCGGCGATCACATGAACATCGGCATGCAGCCGGTCGACGCCAAGACCTGGTTCGGCGCTGCGCCGCCAGATCTGACACTGGTCGCTCGCGTACGTGGCACAGACTGGCTCTACGGTTACCTGAAATCGTTTTACGAAGATCCGGCACGTCCATGGGGCGTGAACAACAAGGTTTTCCCGAACGTCGGCATGCCTAACGTGCTGGTCGGCCTGCAAGGTCGTCAGGTTGTTGGCTGCAAACAGGTGCAGATCGTCGAAGACGGCAAGAAGCAATATGATCCGCTGACCGGCACGCCGCTGACTCATGAAGCGTGCGATCAGTTGACCATCGTGCCGAAGTCCGGTGCTCTGAACGAAGAGCAGTTCGATGAGAAGGTCAAGAATCTGGTAACCTTCCTGGCTTACTCGGCTAACCCGGTTAAGCTGCAACATCAGCGCATCGGTACTTATGTCTTGCTGTACCTGGCGTTCTTCTTTGTGTTCGCCTACCTGCTCAAGCGTGAATACTGGAAAGACGTGCACTGATACGCTTCAAAGCATTGCTGTTAATCGCGCGCGCCCAAGGGCGTCTCCAATAGCGTAACGCCTGGTCAGCCAGGTATTGCGGGAGGCGCCCTCTGGGCGCGCGCGTTTTTCCGGTTCCGATAATTTCAACAAGCGAGGAGGATCGCCATGGGCGTGACCAATCGGTTGGCCTGTTACTCCGACCCCGCCGACCACTATTCCCACCGAGTGCGCATTGTGCTCGCAGAGAAGGGTGTCAGCGCCGAGATCATTTATGTGGAAGCTGGTCGTCAGCCGCCTAAACTGATTGAGGTGAACCCTTACGGAAGCCTCCCTACGCTGGTCGATCGCGACCTGGCGTTGTGGGAGTCGACCGTGGTGATGGAGTATCTGGATGAGCGTTACCCGCACCCGCCGTTGATGCCGGTTTATCCGGTGGCGCGTGCCAACAGTCGTCTGCTGATTCACCGTATTCAGCGTGACTGGTGTGGTCTGGTGGATCTGATTCTGGATCCCAAGTCCAAGGAGGCCGCGCGTGTCGTGGCGCGCAAGGAATTGCGTGAAAGCCTGACGGGCGTGTCGCCGCTGTTTGCCGACAAGCCGTTTTTCCTCAGTGAGGAACAAAGTCTGGTGGATTGCTGCCTATTGCCAATACTCTGGCGTTTGCCGATTCTGGGTATTGAACTGCCGCGGCCAGCCAAGCCGCTGCTTGATTATATGGAGCGCCAGTTTGCGCGTGAGGCTTTCCAGGCGAGTCTGTCTGGTGTCGAACGCGATATGCGCTAAGGCTTAAGGAGCCGCTATGAACTCCAGTCGACCTTATCTGGTCCGCGCGCTCTACGAGTGGATTGTGGATAACGATTGCACCCCGCACATGCTGGTCAATTCCGAATACCCGGCCGTGCAGGTGCCGCAGGGTTTCGCCAGTGACGGGCAGATTGTCCTGAACATCTCGCCCAGTGCTGTGCGTCATCTGCACATGGACAACGACGTGGTGACCTTCGAGGGTCGCTTCGGTGGTGTCCCGCACAGTCTGTACGTGCCGATCAGCGCCATCCTGGGTATCTACGCCCGGGAGAACGGTCAGGGCATGGTGTTCGATATCGAGTCGCCGATGGATGACGAAGATGATATCGAGCAGGACGATGACCTGCCGCCACCGGACAGCGAGCCTCCGCGCCCGAGCGGTCGGCCAAGTTTGAAAGTGGTGAAGTAATAAAAAAGGCGATCCGAATGGATCGCCTTTTTTATAACCTGCGTTATCCCTCTGTAGGAGCTGCCGAAGGCTGCGATCTTTTGATCTTGTTTTTATAGATCAAAAGATCGCAGCCTCGTTTCACTCGACAGCTCCTACAGGAGTGGGCGTTCAGTCGATGTATTCGAAGAGTTTGACGATCTTCTGTACGCCAGAAACGCCCTGTACCAGGTTGGTCGCCTGCGCCGCTTCCTGTTTGGTCAGCAGACCGAGCAGGTAAACGATGCCGTTCTCGGTCACAACCTTGATGCGCGAGCCGGGAATGCTGGCGTCGGTGAGCATCTGGGTCTTGATCTTGGTGGTCAGCCACGCGTCGTTCTGGCGAGCCAGCAGCGAGGAGGGCTGCAGCACTTGCAACTCGTTGTGGACTTTCTTCACGCGCTGTACGTTAGCGGCAGCCTGTTCGGCCTTGGCTTTGAGGTCTTCGCGTGGTGTCTGACCGGCCAGCAGCACAACACCGTTGAAACTGGTGACGACGATGTGTGAGTCATTGTCCAGTGCCGGGTCGGCCTTGGCCACGTTCACACCCACTTTGGTTTCGATCAGCGAATCATCGATCTTGCTGCCGAAGGTGCGGGTGCCGCGGTCGTCTTCAATCGGGGCTTCGCGGCTGGCATTCACCACCGAGGTGCAGCCGCTGATGCCGAGGCACAGGGTCAAGGCCAGAAGGCCAAGGCGATTAGGGGTCATTCTTCACTCCCGAACAGTTGGCTGTCGATCAGATCGCAAAGGCAATGGATCGCCAGCAAGTGGACTTCTTGGATACGTGCAGTGACGTTGGCCGGTACGCGAATCTCGACGTCCTCGGGCAACAGCAGCGACGCCATGCCGCCGCCATCGCGTCCGGTCAAAGCTACGACAATCATTTCGCGATCATGTGCGGCCTGGATCGCTTGAATAATGTTCGCCGAGTTGCCGCTGGTCGAAATCGCCAGCAATACGTCGCCTGGCTGACCGAGCGCGCGGATCTGCTTGGAGAACACTTCGTTGTAGCTGTAGTCGTTGGCGATCGAGGTGATCGTCGACGTGTCGGTGGTCAGGGCGATGGCCGGCAGGCTCGGACGCTCGCGCTCAAAGCGGTTGAGCAGCTCCGAAGAGAAATGCTGGGCGTCGCCGGCAGAGCCGCCGTTGCCGCACGAGAGCATTTTGCCTTCGTTGAGCAGGGCGTTGACCATGATCTGGCTGGCTTGCTCGATGTGCGGTGCAAGTACGTCCATCGCCTGTTGCTTGGTGTCGATACTGGCCTGGAAAAGCTGGCGAATTCGGGATTGCATGTCCATCTGTGTGACCTTAAGTAGCGCGGCTGTTCGGCACATGAATGTGCAGCCCGCAAAGCAAAGAGCAAAATTTGTCGGATGAAAAAGTCCGGGTTGGATGCAGGTCAACTATCGAAAGCATTCTGCAGCCAGTTCAGCTGACTCGGATGGCTGTCGATGGCCACCACGTCGAAGC
Protein-coding sequences here:
- the rpsI gene encoding 30S ribosomal protein S9 — encoded protein: MSATQNYGTGRRKTATARVFLRPGTGNISINNRSLDNFFGRETARMVVRQPLELTETVEKFDIYVTVIGGGVSGQAGAIRHGITRALMDYDETLRGALRKAGFVTRDAREVERKKVGLRKARKRPQYSKR
- the petA gene encoding ubiquinol-cytochrome c reductase iron-sulfur subunit, which produces MSNDGVNAGRRRFLVAATSVVGAAGAVGAAVPFVGSWFPSAKAKAAGAPVKVNVGKIEPGQQMIAEWRGQPVFIVRRTAEILGNLKKIEGQLSDPTSKNSTQPTYVDPEVRSIKPEILLLIGICTHLGCSPTFRPEVAPADLGKDWVGGYFCPCHGSHYDLAGRVYKSQPAPLNLPVPPHSYETDDLIVIGVDTEKA
- a CDS encoding cytochrome bc complex cytochrome b subunit, whose protein sequence is MSKFMDWVDARFPATKMWEDHLSKYYAPKNFNFFYFFGSLALLVLVNQIVTGVWLTMSYTPSAEEAFASVEYIMRDVEYGSILRLLHSTGASAFFIVVYLHMFRGLLYGSYQKPRELVWVFGMLIYLALMAEAFMGYLLPWGQMSYWGAQVIISLFGAIPVIGNDLTQWIRGDYLISGITLNRFFALHVVALPIVILGLVVLHILALHEVGSNNPDGVDIKKHKDENGIPLDGIAFHPYYTVKDIVGVVVFLFIFCFIVFFFPEMGGYFLEKPNFEQANPFKTPEHIAPVWYFTPFYAILRAIPDKLMGVIAMGAAIAVLFVLPWLDRSPVKSMRYKGWMSKIWLVVFCISFVILGILGVLAPTPERTLVSQICTFLYFAYFILMPFYTRLEKTKKVPERVTG
- a CDS encoding cytochrome c1 encodes the protein MKKLFFALIFAALPVLSFAAEHGGPELEKVDIDVSDKAALQDGARTFANYCMGCHSAKFQRYERVADDLGVPHELMLEKLVFTGAKIGDHMNIGMQPVDAKTWFGAAPPDLTLVARVRGTDWLYGYLKSFYEDPARPWGVNNKVFPNVGMPNVLVGLQGRQVVGCKQVQIVEDGKKQYDPLTGTPLTHEACDQLTIVPKSGALNEEQFDEKVKNLVTFLAYSANPVKLQHQRIGTYVLLYLAFFFVFAYLLKREYWKDVH
- a CDS encoding glutathione S-transferase N-terminal domain-containing protein; translated protein: MGVTNRLACYSDPADHYSHRVRIVLAEKGVSAEIIYVEAGRQPPKLIEVNPYGSLPTLVDRDLALWESTVVMEYLDERYPHPPLMPVYPVARANSRLLIHRIQRDWCGLVDLILDPKSKEAARVVARKELRESLTGVSPLFADKPFFLSEEQSLVDCCLLPILWRLPILGIELPRPAKPLLDYMERQFAREAFQASLSGVERDMR
- a CDS encoding ClpXP protease specificity-enhancing factor, whose product is MNSSRPYLVRALYEWIVDNDCTPHMLVNSEYPAVQVPQGFASDGQIVLNISPSAVRHLHMDNDVVTFEGRFGGVPHSLYVPISAILGIYARENGQGMVFDIESPMDDEDDIEQDDDLPPPDSEPPRPSGRPSLKVVK
- a CDS encoding BON domain-containing protein, coding for MTPNRLGLLALTLCLGISGCTSVVNASREAPIEDDRGTRTFGSKIDDSLIETKVGVNVAKADPALDNDSHIVVTSFNGVVLLAGQTPREDLKAKAEQAAANVQRVKKVHNELQVLQPSSLLARQNDAWLTTKIKTQMLTDASIPGSRIKVVTENGIVYLLGLLTKQEAAQATNLVQGVSGVQKIVKLFEYID
- a CDS encoding phosphoheptose isomerase yields the protein MDMQSRIRQLFQASIDTKQQAMDVLAPHIEQASQIMVNALLNEGKMLSCGNGGSAGDAQHFSSELLNRFERERPSLPAIALTTDTSTITSIANDYSYNEVFSKQIRALGQPGDVLLAISTSGNSANIIQAIQAAHDREMIVVALTGRDGGGMASLLLPEDVEIRVPANVTARIQEVHLLAIHCLCDLIDSQLFGSEE